The Halichondria panicea chromosome 14, odHalPani1.1, whole genome shotgun sequence genome contains a region encoding:
- the LOC135347192 gene encoding solute carrier family 15 member 4-like yields MCVSVMRQTNSTNGGSPLVSRNSCKCKYRVRWFYSKGAFLVLVWVILLNIACVSVFHVFHQRSDVSFVISKWLLAIPFVSGLFGAVFSGWLADAKLGNYRVMKYCFVLLFFLCLLSSAFTLVPDITHYVYVVSVLYCIGVSLLIVAGVACFVTSLQLGLDQMPDASSSNITSFIAWFVFSIYAGVWIPTVSDLPIISDVLRISRSSYWVVQLYSLLPLLCMSVVLILDFLLAKKWLIIEPKSPQSFKTMYHVLKFAAKHKAPLNRSALTYWEEDVPSRMDLGKSRYGGPFTTEEVEDVKTILRLLSLCLTLWLLGCSLAFFHPLNYASVYPPDWKFYISRLLALFTYHHLWCGMVWTVFYEFVLYPVICNKLPSILRRIGIISLFITTLSVVFLILELLQNNYGDKLVAITYVTIVLNSISTGVLTMLLASTMLELVCAQAPYNMRGLFGGCMVLVLLSVLIIGQFSLNNTLTTYGVRVGISLLGFILYCLLARWYKRRVRDEDYNVHGVVEEVYDRYLSAQH; encoded by the coding sequence atgtgtgtgtctgttatgagacaaactaactctaCGAATGGAGGCAGTCCTCTGGTATCAAGGAATAGCtgcaagtgcaagtacagagtgaggtggttctattccaagggagcCTTTCTCGTTCTGGTCTGGGTTATACTGTTGAATATAGCCTGTGTATCAGTGTTTCATGTGTTCCATCAACGATCTGATGTCAGTTTTGTAATTTCAAAATGGCTACTTGCTATCCCATTTGTGTCTGGCCTGTTCGGAGCTGTATTCTCAGGATGGTTAGCCGACGCTAAGTTGGGGAACTACAGAGTGATGAAATACTGTTTTGTACTGTTATTCTTCCTTTGTTTGCTTTCTAGTGCCTTCACCTTAGTTCCTGACATTACTCATTACGTGTATGTTGTGAGTGTCTTGTATTGCATTGGTGTGAGTCTCCTTATAGTAGCTGGAGTAGCATGCTTCGTTACCTCactacaactaggcctggatcagatgcctgatgcttcatctTCCAATATCACTAGTTTTATTGCCTGGTTTGTATTCAGTATCTATGCTGGTGTTTGGATCCCTACTGTTTCTGATTTGCCCATTATATCAGATGTTTTGCGTATCAGTCGTTCATCATACTGGGTTGTCCAACTGTACAGTTTGCTGCCACTTTTGTGTATGAGTGTTGTTCTTATTCTTGACTTTCTCCTAGCTAAAAAATGGCTGataattgaaccaaagtcacctcagtccTTCAAAACCATGTACcatgttctcaagtttgctgccaagcacaaagctcccctcaatcgcagtgctctcacatactgggaggaagacgtaccttcaagaatggacctgggaaagtcgagatacggtggaccattcactacagaagaagttgaagatgtgaagaccATCCTACGTTTGTTGTCCCTCTGCTTAACTCTATGGCTTCTCGGGTGCTCGCTTGCATTCTTCCATCCACTAAACTATGCTAGTGTTTATCCTCCTGATTGGAAGTTTTATATTTCAAGGCTTCTGGCTTTATTCACATATCACCATTTGTGGTGTGGTATGGTTTGGACTGTCTTTTATGAGTTTGTGCTATACCCAGTGATATGTAACAAACTTCCCAGCATTCTTAGAAGAATTGGGATAATTTCTCTCTTCATTACAACTCTCAGTGTTGTGTTTCTAATTCTGGAACTACTACAAAACAATTACGGTGATAAATTAGTTGCTATTACATATGTTACAATCGTTTTGAATTCAATTTCTACTGGTGTGCTAACAATGTTGCTTGCTAGTACCATGCTggagttagtttgtgctcaagccccatacaacatgagaggattGTTTGGAGGGTGTATGGTGTTGGTGTTATTATCAGTTCTTATTATTGGCCAGTTTTCATTGAACAACACATTAACAACGTATGGGGTTAGAGTAGGCatcagtctgcttggattcatcctgtactgcctcctggcccgctggtacaagaggagagttagagacgaggactacaatgtaCACGGAGTGGTGGAGGaagtctatgatcgatacttgTCAGCTCAGCATTGA